In the Bacillus shivajii genome, one interval contains:
- the spoIVA gene encoding stage IV sporulation protein A — MEKVDIFKDIAERTGGDIYLGVVGSVRTGKSTFIKKFMELAVIPNIEDEADRMRAQDELPQSAAGKQIMTTEPKFVPNQAVSLHVDEGLDVNVRVVDCVGYAVPGAKGYEDENGPRMIHTPWYEDPIPFHEAAEIGTRKVIQEHSTLGVVVTTDGSIGEIAREDYVESEQRVIEELKEVGKPFIVLVNSVHPQHPSTEQLRQDLQEEYDVPALAMNIEGMTEHDINSVMREVLYEFPVHEVNVNLPSWVMVLKEDHWLRENYEGSVRDTVKDIKRLRDVDRVVNHFYDYEFIERAQLAGIEMGQGVAEIDLYAPDDLYDQILKEVVGVEIRGKDHLLELMQDFAHAKAEFDQVSDALTMVKQTGYGIAAPAIEDMSLDEPEIIRQGSRFGVRLKAVAPSIHMIKVDVESEFAPIIGTEKQSEELVRYLMQDFEEDPLSIWNSDIFGRSLNSIVREGISAKLSLMPENARYKLKETLERIINEGSGGLIAIIL; from the coding sequence GTGGAAAAAGTTGATATTTTTAAAGATATCGCCGAACGTACAGGTGGTGATATTTATCTAGGGGTGGTAGGGTCAGTTCGAACTGGGAAATCTACATTTATAAAGAAGTTTATGGAACTTGCTGTCATCCCAAACATTGAAGATGAAGCAGACCGAATGAGAGCACAAGATGAGCTGCCACAAAGTGCAGCTGGTAAACAAATTATGACGACAGAACCTAAATTTGTACCAAATCAAGCTGTATCTCTTCACGTAGATGAAGGACTTGATGTAAATGTTCGCGTCGTTGATTGTGTAGGTTATGCAGTACCGGGAGCAAAGGGATATGAAGATGAGAATGGACCGCGCATGATCCACACCCCTTGGTATGAGGATCCGATCCCGTTTCATGAAGCTGCAGAAATTGGAACGAGAAAAGTCATTCAAGAGCATTCAACCTTAGGTGTTGTCGTTACAACGGACGGATCGATTGGTGAAATTGCAAGGGAAGATTATGTAGAATCAGAGCAACGCGTAATTGAAGAGTTAAAAGAAGTAGGAAAACCGTTTATTGTTCTTGTAAATAGTGTACACCCACAACATCCAAGTACAGAACAATTACGTCAAGATTTACAAGAAGAATATGATGTACCAGCATTAGCTATGAACATAGAAGGCATGACAGAACACGATATTAATAGTGTCATGCGCGAAGTATTATACGAATTCCCTGTTCATGAAGTAAATGTAAATTTACCAAGCTGGGTCATGGTATTAAAAGAGGACCACTGGCTTCGTGAAAACTATGAGGGATCTGTAAGAGATACTGTAAAAGATATTAAACGATTGAGGGATGTTGACCGGGTTGTAAATCATTTTTATGATTATGAATTTATTGAGAGAGCCCAATTAGCAGGAATCGAAATGGGTCAAGGTGTTGCTGAAATTGACCTATATGCACCAGATGACTTATACGATCAAATCTTAAAAGAAGTTGTTGGTGTAGAAATTCGAGGTAAAGATCATTTACTGGAACTAATGCAAGACTTTGCTCATGCAAAGGCCGAATTTGATCAAGTATCAGATGCCTTAACAATGGTAAAACAAACAGGTTACGGTATTGCCGCACCAGCAATTGAAGATATGAGTTTGGATGAGCCTGAAATCATTCGCCAAGGGTCTAGGTTCGGCGTCCGTTTAAAAGCAGTTGCTCCATCAATCCATATGATTAAAGTAGATGTCGAATCTGAGTTTGCACCGATTATCGGAACAGAAAAGCAAAGTGAAGAGCTCGTCCGCTACTTGATGCAAGATTTTGAAGAAGATCCGTTATCTATCTGGAACTCAGATATCTTCGGAAGATCATTAAACTCAATCGTAAGAGAAGGTATATCGGCAAAATTATCCTTAATGCCTGAAAATGCACGTTACAAGCTGAAAGAAACGTTAGAGCGTATTATTAATGAAGGCTCTGGAGGATTAATTGCCATCATCCTATAA
- the plsY gene encoding glycerol-3-phosphate 1-O-acyltransferase PlsY, protein MVPLFVIVLSYLIGSISFSYLIGMKINKVDIRKHGSGNAGATNTLRVLGVGPAITVLLLDCGKGVLAVLLGLYITNGDPLIAAACGLASILGHNWPIYYGFKGGKGVATTIGVLATLVFTAALISGILAIISIIITRFVSLGSLIFISATTIMTGIFSSHFDYPIVYFYFLLIISALSFWRHRTNIERLLKGTESKIGEKSTVK, encoded by the coding sequence ATGGTTCCATTATTTGTAATTGTCTTGTCATATTTAATCGGTTCAATTAGCTTTAGCTATTTAATCGGAATGAAAATTAATAAAGTAGACATCCGAAAACATGGGAGTGGAAATGCAGGGGCTACGAATACATTGAGAGTACTTGGTGTTGGTCCTGCCATCACTGTATTGTTACTTGATTGCGGTAAAGGGGTTTTAGCTGTTTTATTAGGATTGTACATTACAAATGGTGATCCGCTAATTGCTGCTGCGTGTGGACTAGCTTCAATTTTGGGACATAATTGGCCTATTTATTACGGCTTTAAAGGAGGTAAAGGAGTAGCTACAACGATTGGGGTATTAGCTACTCTCGTCTTTACCGCTGCACTTATTTCAGGGATTCTTGCTATTATAAGTATTATTATTACTAGGTTTGTTTCCCTTGGATCATTGATCTTTATTAGCGCAACAACAATTATGACTGGCATTTTTAGTAGCCATTTTGACTATCCAATTGTTTATTTTTACTTTTTACTTATTATTTCAGCCCTATCTTTTTGGCGTCATAGAACAAATATAGAGCGGCTTCTTAAAGGTACTGAGAGTAAAATAGGAGAGAAATCGACTGTAAAATAA
- a CDS encoding glutathione S-transferase N-terminal domain-containing protein, whose amino-acid sequence MRVNRLSFIVIALSIFLTGCLYPDERRGENRIPYEDQIASVQSAVIQYRQDYGVLPIKTREADTPIFRKYPVNFGQLIPKYIQSAPGNSFENGGVFQYVLVNPEEIPEVKLIDLTTTREIQEFQRRIQQYRRQHDYAPVKEIVGNELMRLDYKALNYEEEPTISSPFHPNHRLPLLMRTNGDIVVDYSLDIIHYIDEHETDEYESGDDLRWLLVDHSPFVPAYSIPQTVKNNEVIFLDEN is encoded by the coding sequence TTGCGTGTCAATCGTTTAAGTTTTATAGTAATCGCTCTGTCTATTTTTTTAACAGGATGTCTTTATCCTGACGAACGTCGTGGAGAAAATCGAATTCCGTATGAAGATCAGATTGCTTCTGTTCAATCAGCTGTTATACAATACCGTCAAGATTATGGGGTTCTTCCGATTAAAACGAGAGAAGCAGACACACCAATCTTTAGGAAATATCCAGTCAATTTTGGACAACTTATTCCTAAATATATTCAGAGTGCTCCCGGAAATTCTTTTGAAAACGGTGGGGTGTTCCAATACGTTCTTGTAAATCCTGAAGAAATACCAGAAGTGAAATTAATTGATTTAACAACAACAAGAGAAATTCAAGAATTTCAAAGGCGTATTCAGCAGTATCGCAGGCAGCATGACTATGCTCCTGTAAAAGAGATCGTAGGTAACGAATTAATGAGATTAGACTATAAAGCACTTAATTATGAAGAGGAACCTACTATTAGTAGTCCATTTCATCCAAATCACCGTTTACCATTATTAATGAGGACAAATGGTGATATTGTCGTAGATTATAGCCTTGATATTATCCATTATATTGACGAGCATGAAACAGACGAATACGAGTCTGGTGATGATTTACGTTGGCTGTTAGTTGATCACTCACCATTTGTCCCTGCATATTCAATTCCACAAACAGTCAAGAATAATGAAGTAATATTTTTAGATGAAAACTAA
- a CDS encoding NAD(P)H-dependent glycerol-3-phosphate dehydrogenase, producing the protein MAKVAVIGSGSWGTALSIVLADNQHEVKLWGRSEEQTNEINTNHTNERYLPEVDLPNEIEATTSIEYALEDVETIVLVIPTKAMREVLPQIKEHLSSEKTFVHASKGIEPGTHLRISEIIEEEIPEHLRNAVVVLSGPSHAEEVSLRQPTTVTASSQNIEEAKSVQDLFMNKHFRVYTNPDLIGVEIGGALKNIIAIGSGLTHGLGFGDNAKAALMTRGLAEIGRLGMKLGANPITFAGLSGLGDLIVTCTSIHSRNWRAGNMIGQGKSVDDMLEEMGMVVEGIRTTKAAYELAKELNVDMPITAGLYDVLFHEKSPQEAVAELMGRVKKHEVEDLKLGESDPLNKLEP; encoded by the coding sequence ATGGCAAAGGTTGCAGTGATCGGCTCTGGTAGCTGGGGGACAGCATTATCGATCGTGTTAGCAGATAATCAACATGAAGTAAAACTTTGGGGCCGTTCTGAAGAACAAACGAATGAAATAAACACCAATCATACAAATGAACGTTACTTGCCTGAGGTAGATTTACCAAATGAAATAGAAGCTACAACGAGTATTGAATATGCTCTTGAAGATGTTGAGACAATTGTTTTAGTCATCCCTACAAAAGCAATGAGAGAAGTCTTACCACAAATTAAAGAGCATTTATCATCCGAAAAAACATTTGTTCATGCAAGTAAAGGAATTGAGCCGGGCACTCATTTACGTATTTCTGAAATTATTGAAGAAGAGATTCCAGAGCATTTAAGGAATGCAGTCGTTGTTTTATCTGGACCAAGTCATGCAGAAGAAGTTAGTTTGCGTCAACCTACGACAGTCACAGCTTCATCACAAAATATAGAAGAAGCAAAAAGCGTACAAGATTTATTTATGAACAAGCACTTTCGCGTCTATACTAACCCTGACCTCATTGGTGTAGAAATAGGTGGAGCTTTAAAAAATATTATCGCTATTGGTTCAGGTTTGACACATGGGTTAGGGTTTGGTGATAACGCAAAAGCAGCTTTAATGACGAGAGGTTTAGCAGAAATCGGCCGTCTCGGAATGAAACTTGGAGCGAATCCAATTACATTTGCGGGATTATCAGGTCTTGGTGACCTTATCGTAACTTGTACAAGCATACATAGTCGTAACTGGCGAGCTGGGAATATGATTGGTCAAGGAAAATCTGTTGATGATATGCTAGAAGAAATGGGGATGGTCGTTGAAGGAATTCGTACGACAAAAGCTGCTTATGAATTAGCGAAAGAACTCAATGTAGATATGCCGATAACAGCAGGTCTTTACGATGTTCTCTTCCATGAAAAATCCCCACAAGAAGCCGTTGCGGAGCTTATGGGCAGAGTAAAGAAACATGAAGTTGAAGATTTAAAGTTAGGTGAGTCTGATCCATTAAATAAATTAGAGCCATAG
- a CDS encoding stage VI sporulation protein F, whose product MDEKKNIFEQVQKKANVNQQDLFNLANSINTSDLKDEKNVRKLIHQVAQVANVKVSKEKEDELVKAITSNNVPVDFASLAKMFQKNK is encoded by the coding sequence TTGGACGAGAAAAAAAATATCTTTGAACAGGTGCAAAAAAAGGCAAATGTTAATCAGCAGGACCTATTTAACCTAGCAAACTCAATAAACACATCGGACTTAAAAGATGAGAAAAATGTTCGTAAGTTAATCCATCAAGTTGCACAAGTCGCCAATGTCAAGGTTTCGAAAGAAAAAGAAGATGAACTCGTGAAAGCAATCACATCAAACAATGTTCCAGTTGACTTTGCAAGCTTGGCAAAAATGTTCCAGAAAAACAAATAA
- a CDS encoding DUF2768 domain-containing protein, with protein MFEDPMLKMWVSFIAMGLMFVSVVVTIITKEKLRGFFRYTLLTFSFLCMVVAGLIIMLVVFSGPVPE; from the coding sequence ATGTTTGAAGATCCAATGTTAAAAATGTGGGTTTCGTTTATCGCGATGGGGTTAATGTTTGTTTCTGTCGTCGTGACGATTATAACAAAAGAAAAATTAAGAGGGTTTTTCCGCTATACATTACTTACATTTAGTTTTCTATGCATGGTCGTCGCAGGTTTAATCATTATGCTGGTTGTATTTAGTGGACCTGTACCTGAATAG
- the der gene encoding ribosome biogenesis GTPase Der yields MSKPVLAIVGRPNVGKSTIFNRIVGERVAIVEDKPGVTRDRIYSQADWLNHEFHLIDTGGIEMSNEPLITQMRYQAELAIEEADVICFVVNGKEGTTAADEEVAQILFRSKKPIVLGVNKMDDPGMHDRLYEFYSLGIGEPFPISGTHGLGLGDLLDEVAKHFENIEEDPYDEDTIRMSLIGRPNVGKSSLVNAILGEERVIVSDIPGTTRDAIDTPFKKDDQDYVIIDTAGMRKRGKVYETTEKYSVLRSLKAIERSDVVLVVLNAEEGIIEQDKKIAGYAHEEGRAVVIVVNKWDAVEKDDKTMREFEQKIRDEFLFLDYAPIVFLSAKTKRRMQHLLPLVNEVSEFHNLRVQTHVLNDVIVDAVTMNPTPTDHGGRRLRIKYTTQVAVAPPTFVLFVNDPELLHFSYRRYLENKIRNTFNFIGTPIRILARKKND; encoded by the coding sequence CAAGCTGATTGGCTAAACCATGAATTCCACCTTATCGACACAGGTGGGATCGAAATGAGTAATGAGCCTTTAATTACACAAATGAGGTACCAAGCAGAGTTAGCAATCGAAGAAGCAGATGTTATCTGTTTTGTGGTAAATGGAAAAGAAGGAACTACTGCTGCTGATGAAGAGGTCGCTCAAATCTTATTCCGTTCTAAAAAGCCAATCGTACTTGGTGTGAACAAGATGGATGATCCAGGTATGCACGATCGTCTATATGAATTTTACAGCTTAGGAATAGGAGAGCCTTTCCCGATCTCAGGAACTCATGGACTTGGTTTAGGAGACCTTTTAGATGAAGTCGCAAAGCATTTCGAAAATATAGAAGAAGATCCATATGATGAAGATACAATCCGAATGAGTTTAATTGGTCGTCCGAATGTAGGAAAGTCTTCTTTAGTGAATGCGATCCTAGGAGAAGAACGAGTCATTGTAAGTGATATTCCTGGAACGACGCGTGATGCCATTGATACGCCATTTAAAAAAGACGATCAAGATTATGTCATCATTGATACAGCAGGGATGAGAAAACGAGGAAAAGTTTACGAAACGACTGAGAAATATAGTGTTTTACGTTCCTTAAAAGCGATTGAACGTTCAGATGTTGTATTGGTTGTTTTAAATGCAGAAGAGGGGATCATCGAACAAGATAAAAAAATTGCAGGATACGCTCATGAAGAAGGACGAGCAGTCGTTATTGTCGTCAATAAATGGGATGCAGTAGAAAAAGATGATAAAACAATGAGGGAATTCGAACAGAAAATACGAGATGAGTTTTTATTCTTAGATTACGCTCCTATTGTGTTTTTATCAGCAAAAACAAAACGACGTATGCAACATTTATTACCACTTGTGAATGAAGTGAGTGAATTCCATAACTTACGAGTTCAAACTCATGTGCTAAATGATGTTATCGTCGATGCTGTAACAATGAATCCTACTCCAACTGACCATGGAGGAAGAAGACTAAGAATTAAATATACGACTCAAGTAGCTGTCGCCCCCCCTACATTTGTTCTCTTTGTCAATGATCCTGAGTTACTCCATTTTTCATACAGAAGATACTTAGAGAACAAAATACGAAATACGTTTAACTTTATTGGTACACCAATAAGAATATTAGCGCGAAAAAAGAATGATTAA
- a CDS encoding TetR/AcrR family transcriptional regulator encodes MGSKLDRRKKYTRKVLRESLMKRMQDKPLSSITIKEVCELADINRSTFYSHYTDLYDLLYQIEDDIIEDMNQTLSAYNYNENEEAIQMTVKLLEYLAKNHESCQTLFSEHGDPNFQKKVMMLAQSHLLKSLMVNDHHVPHYSEYLALYIANGSIIVVQHWLKNGLKEPPNEVAELIIKLANKGLSSFQ; translated from the coding sequence ATGGGCTCAAAATTAGACAGACGAAAAAAGTATACACGGAAAGTTTTGAGAGAAAGCTTGATGAAACGAATGCAAGATAAACCTTTATCTAGCATCACCATTAAAGAAGTGTGCGAACTTGCAGATATCAATCGATCTACTTTTTACTCACATTACACGGACCTATATGACCTTCTTTATCAAATTGAAGATGACATTATCGAAGATATGAATCAAACCTTGTCCGCATATAACTACAATGAAAACGAAGAAGCCATTCAAATGACAGTAAAATTGTTAGAGTATCTTGCAAAAAATCACGAAAGCTGTCAAACCTTATTTAGTGAACATGGTGATCCTAACTTCCAAAAAAAAGTGATGATGTTAGCCCAAAGTCATTTGCTAAAATCATTAATGGTTAATGACCATCATGTACCGCACTATTCAGAATACTTAGCTTTGTATATCGCTAACGGAAGTATTATTGTTGTTCAACATTGGTTGAAAAACGGGTTAAAAGAACCACCTAATGAGGTGGCAGAATTAATTATTAAGCTTGCCAATAAAGGACTCTCTTCGTTTCAATAA